A window from Pseudomonas kribbensis encodes these proteins:
- the gcvP gene encoding aminomethyl-transferring glycine dehydrogenase: protein MSQLPSLSQLRDPHAFLRRHLGPDAAEQQAMLDSLGLGSRIELIEQTVPPAIRLNRDLDLPPALDEQAALAKLRGYAEQNQVWTSLIGMGYHGTLTPTVILRNVLENPGWYTAYTPYQPEIAQGRLEALLNFQQLTVDLTGLELANASLLDEATAAAEAMALAKRVAKSKSNLFFVDENCHPQTISVVQTRAEGFGFELIIDAVDNLKQHQVFGALLQYPDTHGEVRDLRPLIDHLHAQQALACVAADLLSLLLLTPPGELGADVVFGSSQRFGVPMGYGGPHAAFFASREEYKRAIPGRIIGVSKDARGNVALRMALQTREQHIRREKANSNICTAQVLLANIASCYAVYHGPEGLKRIAQRVHRLTCILAAGLERHGIKRINEHYFDTLTLDVGGAQTAIIESAQAAQINLRILGRGHLGLSLDETCDESTVGKLFDVLLGVDHGLNVEELDAEALVSGIPDNLQRSSPYLRHPVFNAHHSETEMLRYLKQLENKDLALNQSMIPLGSCTMKLNATSEMIPITWPQFANLHPFVPREQAVGYTLMIEELERWLCAITGFDAICMQPNSGAQGEYAGLLAIRKYHESRHQGGRDICLIPSSAHGTNPASAQMAGMRVVIVECDEAGNVDLDDLKSKASEAGDKLSCLMATYPSTHGVYEEGISEICEVIHKHGGQVYMDGANLNAQVGLARPADIGADVSHMNLHKTFCIPHGGGGPGMGPIGIRAHLAPFVANHPVVPIDGPQPQNGAVSAAPWGSASILPISWMYIAMMGPQLADASEVAILAANYLAQHLSGAFPVLYTGRNDRVAHECILDLRPLKAQTGISEEDIAKRLMDYGFHAPTMSFPVPGTLMVEPTESESKAELDRFIGAMLSIRAEITEVQNGNWPAEDNPLKRAPHTLADVTGVWERPYSIEQGITPDAHTKAHKYWPAVNRVDNVYGDRNLFCACVPVDDYR, encoded by the coding sequence ATGTCCCAGTTGCCATCCTTGAGCCAGTTACGCGACCCCCATGCCTTCCTGCGCCGTCACCTCGGCCCCGATGCCGCCGAGCAGCAGGCGATGCTCGACAGCCTGGGCCTGGGCAGCCGGATCGAACTGATCGAGCAGACTGTCCCGCCCGCCATTCGCCTCAACCGTGATCTTGACCTGCCGCCCGCGCTGGACGAGCAGGCCGCGCTGGCGAAACTGCGCGGGTACGCCGAACAGAATCAGGTCTGGACCAGCCTGATCGGCATGGGTTACCACGGCACCCTCACGCCGACGGTCATACTGCGCAACGTGCTGGAAAATCCCGGCTGGTACACCGCCTATACGCCGTACCAACCGGAAATCGCCCAGGGCCGGCTCGAAGCGTTGCTCAACTTCCAGCAGCTGACCGTCGACCTCACCGGTCTGGAGCTGGCCAACGCCTCGTTGCTCGATGAAGCCACTGCGGCCGCCGAGGCCATGGCGCTGGCCAAGCGTGTGGCGAAGTCGAAGAGCAATCTGTTTTTCGTCGATGAAAACTGTCATCCGCAAACCATTTCCGTGGTGCAGACTCGCGCCGAAGGCTTCGGTTTCGAGCTGATCATCGACGCTGTGGATAACTTGAAACAGCACCAGGTATTCGGCGCACTGCTGCAATACCCCGACACCCACGGCGAGGTCCGCGACCTGCGTCCGTTGATCGATCACCTGCATGCGCAACAGGCGCTGGCCTGTGTCGCGGCCGACTTGCTGAGTCTGTTGTTGCTGACGCCACCAGGCGAATTGGGTGCGGACGTGGTGTTCGGCTCATCCCAGCGTTTCGGCGTGCCGATGGGGTACGGCGGGCCGCATGCGGCGTTTTTCGCCAGTCGCGAGGAATACAAACGGGCGATTCCCGGACGCATCATCGGTGTCTCGAAAGATGCGCGGGGCAACGTTGCGCTGCGCATGGCCCTGCAGACCCGCGAGCAGCATATTCGTCGGGAGAAGGCCAATTCGAACATCTGCACCGCTCAAGTGCTGCTGGCCAACATCGCCAGTTGCTACGCGGTGTACCACGGGCCGGAAGGCCTCAAGCGTATTGCCCAGCGAGTCCATCGGCTGACCTGCATCCTCGCTGCCGGCCTTGAGCGGCATGGCATCAAGCGCATCAACGAGCATTATTTCGACACGTTGACCCTGGACGTCGGTGGCGCGCAGACCGCGATCATCGAAAGCGCTCAGGCTGCGCAGATCAATCTGCGGATTCTCGGTCGCGGCCACCTGGGCCTGAGCCTCGATGAAACCTGTGACGAGAGCACCGTCGGCAAACTGTTCGATGTACTGCTGGGTGTCGATCATGGGCTCAACGTCGAGGAACTCGACGCCGAAGCGTTGGTTTCCGGGATTCCTGACAACCTGCAACGCAGCTCGCCGTACCTGCGCCACCCGGTGTTCAACGCCCATCACAGCGAAACCGAGATGCTGCGCTACCTCAAGCAACTGGAGAACAAGGATCTGGCGCTCAACCAGTCGATGATCCCGCTGGGCTCCTGCACCATGAAACTCAACGCCACCAGCGAGATGATCCCGATCACCTGGCCGCAGTTCGCCAACCTGCACCCGTTCGTGCCCCGGGAACAGGCCGTCGGTTACACGCTGATGATCGAAGAGCTGGAACGCTGGTTATGCGCGATCACTGGGTTCGATGCGATCTGCATGCAGCCCAACTCCGGGGCCCAGGGCGAATACGCCGGGTTGCTGGCGATCCGCAAATACCACGAAAGCCGCCACCAGGGCGGGCGCGACATCTGCCTGATCCCGTCTTCGGCTCACGGCACCAATCCGGCCTCGGCGCAAATGGCCGGGATGCGCGTGGTGATCGTCGAGTGCGACGAGGCGGGCAACGTCGATCTCGATGACCTGAAATCCAAGGCATCCGAGGCGGGAGACAAGTTGTCGTGCCTGATGGCGACCTATCCGTCGACCCACGGCGTGTACGAGGAGGGCATCAGCGAAATCTGCGAAGTTATCCACAAGCACGGCGGCCAGGTGTACATGGACGGCGCCAACCTCAATGCCCAGGTCGGGCTGGCGCGGCCGGCGGACATCGGCGCCGACGTCTCGCACATGAACCTGCACAAGACCTTCTGCATTCCCCACGGCGGAGGCGGGCCGGGCATGGGCCCGATCGGCATTCGCGCGCATCTGGCGCCGTTCGTCGCCAATCACCCGGTGGTGCCGATCGACGGCCCGCAGCCGCAGAACGGCGCAGTGAGTGCAGCGCCCTGGGGCAGTGCGAGCATTTTGCCGATCAGCTGGATGTACATCGCCATGATGGGGCCGCAACTGGCGGACGCCAGCGAAGTGGCGATCCTTGCGGCGAATTACCTGGCGCAGCATTTGTCCGGCGCCTTTCCGGTGCTCTACACCGGGCGTAATGATCGGGTCGCCCACGAGTGCATTCTGGATCTGCGGCCGCTGAAAGCGCAGACCGGCATCAGTGAGGAAGACATCGCCAAGCGCCTGATGGATTACGGCTTCCACGCGCCGACCATGTCTTTCCCGGTGCCGGGCACCTTGATGGTCGAGCCGACCGAGAGTGAATCCAAGGCTGAACTGGACCGATTCATCGGCGCCATGTTGAGCATCCGTGCGGAAATCACCGAAGTGCAGAACGGCAACTGGCCGGCCGAGGACAATCCGCTCAAGCGGGCACCGCATACGCTGGCCGATGTCACCGGCGTCTGGGAACGGCCCTACAGCATCGAGCAGGGCATCACGCCGGATGCGCACACCAAGGCGCATAAGTATTGGCCGG
- a CDS encoding DegT/DnrJ/EryC1/StrS family aminotransferase, whose amino-acid sequence MSQLPFLPFSKPVIDEATIAAVGDVLRSGWITSGPKVQAFEAQLSEYFGGRPVRTFNSGTCTMEIALRIAGIGPGDEVITTPISWVATANVILEVGATPVFADIDPVTRNIDLDKLEAAITPRTKAVIPVYLAGLPVDMERLYAIAKKHNLRIIEDAAQALGSSWNGQRIGATGDFVSFSFQANKNVTCSEGGCLVLNTPEEARLAEKYRLQGVTRTGFDGLDVDVLGGKFNMTDIAATIGLGQFAHIEALTAHRQELARHYFKCFGDDFEVKYGAQLPPADFTNSNWHLFQLVLPERKDGLPARATFMEQIQALGIGIGYHYPPIHLLSLYRERGFKEGMLPVAERVGRLIVSLPMFTTMTKADVERSVAAVKAVLGNA is encoded by the coding sequence ATGAGCCAACTGCCGTTTCTGCCGTTTTCCAAACCTGTCATCGACGAAGCCACCATCGCCGCCGTCGGCGATGTCCTGCGTTCCGGCTGGATCACCAGCGGGCCGAAGGTCCAGGCCTTCGAAGCGCAACTGTCGGAGTATTTCGGCGGGCGTCCGGTACGCACCTTCAACTCCGGCACCTGCACCATGGAGATTGCCCTGCGCATCGCCGGCATCGGACCGGGTGACGAAGTGATCACCACGCCGATCTCCTGGGTGGCCACGGCCAACGTGATTCTTGAAGTGGGCGCTACCCCGGTGTTCGCCGACATCGATCCGGTCACCCGCAACATCGACCTGGATAAACTGGAAGCGGCCATCACGCCGCGCACCAAAGCTGTCATCCCGGTCTACCTCGCCGGGCTGCCGGTGGACATGGAGCGCCTGTACGCCATCGCCAAAAAGCACAATCTGCGCATCATCGAAGACGCCGCCCAGGCCCTGGGTTCGAGCTGGAACGGCCAGCGCATCGGTGCCACCGGCGACTTCGTGTCATTCAGCTTCCAGGCCAACAAGAACGTGACCTGCTCCGAAGGTGGCTGCCTGGTGCTGAACACACCCGAGGAAGCGCGTCTGGCGGAGAAATATCGCCTGCAGGGCGTCACCCGCACCGGCTTCGACGGCCTGGATGTCGATGTGCTGGGCGGCAAGTTCAACATGACTGACATCGCAGCGACCATCGGCCTCGGCCAGTTCGCCCACATCGAAGCGCTGACTGCTCACCGTCAGGAACTGGCCCGCCACTACTTCAAATGCTTTGGCGACGACTTCGAAGTCAAGTACGGCGCACAACTGCCGCCGGCCGATTTCACCAACAGCAACTGGCACTTGTTCCAGCTGGTGTTGCCGGAGCGCAAGGACGGTTTGCCGGCGCGGGCCACGTTCATGGAGCAGATTCAGGCGCTGGGTATCGGCATCGGTTATCACTATCCGCCGATCCACTTGTTGAGCCTGTACCGCGAGCGCGGTTTCAAGGAAGGCATGTTGCCGGTGGCCGAGCGCGTGGGCCGGTTGATCGTGTCGTTGCCGATGTTCACGACCATGACCAAGGCCGATGTCGAGCGCTCGGTGGCGGCGGTCAAGGCGGTGCTGGGCAACGCCTGA
- the gcvH gene encoding glycine cleavage system protein GcvH produces the protein MSNIPADLRFAESHEWARLEADGTVTVGISDHAQQALGDVVFVELTEAGKVFAAGEAAGVVESVKAASDIYAPVGGEVIAVNNELADSPELLNEEPYSSWIFKLKPSDKAELDKLLDAAAYKAVIGE, from the coding sequence ATGAGCAATATCCCCGCCGACCTGCGTTTTGCCGAAAGTCATGAATGGGCGCGCCTGGAAGCCGACGGCACCGTCACCGTGGGCATCAGCGATCACGCACAGCAAGCGCTGGGCGACGTGGTGTTTGTCGAGCTGACTGAAGCCGGCAAGGTGTTTGCTGCCGGTGAAGCGGCGGGTGTTGTCGAGTCGGTGAAGGCCGCTTCCGACATCTACGCCCCGGTCGGCGGTGAAGTGATCGCGGTCAACAATGAGCTGGCGGATTCGCCGGAGCTGCTGAACGAAGAGCCGTACAGCTCGTGGATCTTCAAGCTCAAGCCAAGCGACAAGGCCGAGCTGGACAAGCTGCTCGACGCTGCCGCCTACAAGGCCGTCATCGGCGAATAA
- the gcvT gene encoding glycine cleavage system aminomethyltransferase GcvT, protein MGQRTPLYDLHLALGAKMVDFGGWDMPLHYGSQVEEHHEVRRDCGVFDVSHMTVIDVAGNQAKAWLQHLLANDVERLHSPGRALYSTMLNERGGIVDDMIVYRLEDGYRLVVNASTRDQDLAWMQAHLTGFDVQLQERTDLAMLAIQGPHARHKIAELVTQSRANLIQMLKPFEGQVDGDWFIARTGYTGEDGLEIALPADQAPGFFNDLVGAGISPIGLGARDTLRVEAGMNLYGQDIHQDVSPLASNMAWSIAWEPATRRFIGRDALEAEKTAGVQHKLVGLVLEERGVLRAHQVVRIADVGEGEITSGSFSPTLSKSIALARVPMATADRAEVEIRGKWYPVRVVKPTFVRHGKTLI, encoded by the coding sequence ATGGGACAGCGTACGCCTCTGTATGACCTGCATCTCGCCCTAGGCGCGAAGATGGTCGATTTTGGCGGTTGGGACATGCCACTGCATTACGGCTCGCAGGTCGAGGAGCACCACGAGGTGCGCCGCGATTGCGGGGTGTTCGATGTATCCCACATGACCGTGATCGATGTCGCCGGTAATCAGGCCAAGGCCTGGCTCCAGCATTTGCTGGCCAACGACGTCGAACGCCTGCACAGCCCCGGCCGTGCGTTGTACAGCACCATGCTCAACGAGCGCGGCGGCATCGTCGACGACATGATCGTCTATCGCCTCGAGGACGGTTACCGACTGGTGGTCAACGCCTCGACCCGCGATCAGGACCTGGCGTGGATGCAGGCTCATCTCACCGGCTTCGACGTGCAGCTGCAAGAGCGCACGGATCTGGCGATGCTCGCCATTCAAGGCCCCCATGCCCGGCACAAGATTGCCGAACTGGTGACCCAGTCCCGCGCCAATCTGATCCAGATGCTCAAGCCGTTCGAAGGCCAGGTTGATGGCGACTGGTTCATTGCCCGCACCGGTTACACCGGTGAGGACGGTCTGGAAATTGCCCTGCCGGCCGATCAGGCCCCCGGCTTCTTCAACGATCTGGTGGGCGCCGGCATTTCTCCCATTGGCCTCGGTGCCCGCGACACCTTGCGGGTGGAAGCCGGGATGAACCTCTACGGACAGGACATCCATCAGGACGTTTCGCCGCTGGCCTCGAACATGGCCTGGAGCATCGCCTGGGAACCGGCCACACGACGGTTCATCGGTCGCGATGCGCTGGAAGCGGAAAAAACCGCCGGCGTGCAGCACAAACTGGTGGGTCTGGTGCTCGAGGAACGCGGGGTTTTGCGTGCGCATCAGGTGGTTCGTATCGCTGATGTTGGCGAAGGAGAGATCACCAGTGGTAGTTTCTCTCCTACGCTTAGCAAGTCGATTGCCCTGGCGCGTGTACCGATGGCGACTGCCGACCGCGCCGAAGTGGAAATCCGTGGCAAGTGGTATCCGGTGCGAGTGGTCAAACCGACCTTCGTCCGTCACGGCAAAACCTTGATCTAA
- a CDS encoding ABC transporter permease gives MAHPAQRRWYPIVFAIAALVLLPLSVLLLSWQTIDQQIWSHLWETQMPRLLGNTLTLVFGVGVGVTLIGVSLAWLTSLCEFPGRRWLDWALMLPFAIPAYVLAFVFVGLLDFAGPVQSLLREWFGTGLRLPRVRSTGGVILVLVLVFYPYVYLLARTAFLAQGKGLMEAARVLGQSPWQAFWRVALPMARPAIGAGVALALMETLADFGAVSVFNFDTFTTAIYKTWYGFFSLSSAAQLASLLLLVVMLVLYGERRARGANRASNERPRVKALYHLRGPKAWAATGWCGLVFACAFVIPVLQLLVWFWQRGRFDLDERYAGLILHTLYLGGMAALITVSVAMLLAFARRLAPTPAIRSGVSLANLGYALPGSVLAVSIMLAFSYLDRELVIPLSGWLGGAGKPLLLGSLAALLMAYLVRFVAVAYGPLESSLARIRPSLPEAARSLGVSGPRLFFKVYLPLLLPGTLSAALLVFVDVLKEMPATLLMRPFGWDTLAVRIFEMTSEGEWARASLPALTLVLVGLLPVIGLIRRSAHRNT, from the coding sequence TTGGCCCACCCCGCCCAACGCCGCTGGTATCCCATCGTCTTCGCCATCGCCGCGTTGGTGCTGCTCCCCCTCAGCGTCCTGCTGTTGTCGTGGCAGACCATCGACCAGCAGATCTGGTCGCACCTGTGGGAAACCCAGATGCCGCGCCTGCTGGGCAACACCCTGACGCTGGTCTTCGGCGTAGGTGTCGGTGTGACGCTGATTGGTGTGAGCCTCGCCTGGCTCACCAGCCTCTGTGAATTCCCCGGCCGACGCTGGCTCGACTGGGCGCTGATGCTGCCGTTCGCAATCCCGGCCTACGTGCTGGCGTTCGTGTTCGTCGGCCTGCTGGATTTCGCAGGCCCCGTGCAAAGCCTGCTGCGCGAATGGTTCGGAACCGGCCTGCGTCTGCCGCGAGTGCGCTCCACCGGTGGGGTGATTCTGGTGTTGGTGCTGGTGTTCTACCCCTACGTTTATCTGCTGGCGCGCACCGCATTTCTCGCCCAAGGCAAAGGCCTGATGGAAGCGGCGCGGGTGCTCGGCCAGTCACCGTGGCAGGCGTTCTGGCGCGTGGCATTGCCGATGGCGCGACCGGCCATCGGCGCCGGTGTGGCGCTGGCCTTGATGGAAACCCTGGCGGATTTCGGCGCAGTGTCGGTGTTCAATTTCGACACCTTCACTACCGCGATCTACAAGACCTGGTATGGCTTCTTCAGTCTGTCGAGCGCTGCGCAACTGGCCAGCCTGTTGCTGCTGGTGGTGATGCTGGTGCTGTACGGCGAACGCCGCGCCCGGGGTGCCAATCGGGCGAGTAACGAGCGGCCGCGGGTCAAGGCGTTGTATCACCTGCGCGGGCCCAAGGCCTGGGCGGCGACCGGCTGGTGCGGTCTGGTGTTTGCCTGTGCGTTTGTCATCCCGGTGCTGCAACTGCTGGTGTGGTTCTGGCAGCGCGGGCGTTTCGATCTGGATGAGCGTTACGCCGGGCTGATTCTGCACACCCTGTATCTGGGCGGCATGGCGGCGTTGATCACGGTCAGTGTGGCGATGTTGCTGGCATTCGCCCGGCGACTGGCACCGACTCCGGCAATCCGTTCCGGCGTCAGTCTGGCCAACCTCGGCTACGCGTTGCCGGGCTCGGTGCTGGCGGTGTCGATCATGCTGGCGTTCAGTTATCTGGATCGCGAACTGGTGATTCCACTGTCCGGCTGGCTCGGCGGTGCGGGCAAGCCGTTGCTGCTGGGCAGTCTGGCGGCGTTGCTGATGGCTTATCTGGTGCGCTTCGTGGCGGTGGCCTATGGGCCGCTGGAAAGCAGTCTGGCGCGTATACGGCCCTCTTTGCCTGAAGCGGCACGTAGCCTGGGTGTCAGTGGGCCGCGACTGTTTTTCAAAGTGTATCTGCCGTTGTTGCTGCCCGGCACCCTCAGCGCCGCGTTGCTGGTGTTCGTCGATGTGCTCAAGGAAATGCCTGCAACCCTGCTGATGCGCCCGTTTGGCTGGGACACGCTGGCCGTGCGCATCTTCGAGATGACCAGCGAGGGCGAATGGGCGAGGGCATCGTTGCCGGCGCTGACGCTGGTGCTGGTCGGGTTGTTGCCGGTCATCGGACTTATCCGGCGCTCGGCGCATCGAAACACTTAG
- a CDS encoding extracellular solute-binding protein: MLASKRVLTALALTLIGSTVAQAADEVVVYSSRIDELIKPVFDAYTAKTGVKIKFITDKEAPLMQRIKAEGENATADLLLTVDAGNLWQAEQMGILQPFTSKTIDANIPLQYRSSSHAWTGLSLRARTIAYSTERVKPGELTTYEALADKNWEGRLCLRTAKKVYNQSLTATMIEVHGAEKTEKILKGWVNNLSTDVFSDDVAVLEAINAGQCDVGIVNTYYYGRLHKQKPDLPVKLFWPNQADRGVHVNLSGIGLTKHAPHPEAAKALVEWMTTPEAQKIFADVNQEFPANPAVKPSEEVAAWGQFVADTLPVEVAGKRQAEAIRMMDRAGWN; this comes from the coding sequence ATGTTGGCATCCAAGCGTGTTCTGACCGCACTGGCCCTGACCCTGATTGGCAGCACCGTCGCCCAGGCCGCCGATGAGGTGGTGGTCTACTCGTCGCGTATCGATGAGCTGATCAAACCGGTGTTCGATGCCTACACCGCCAAGACCGGGGTGAAGATCAAGTTCATCACCGACAAGGAAGCGCCGCTGATGCAGCGGATCAAGGCCGAAGGCGAGAACGCCACCGCCGACCTGCTGCTGACCGTCGATGCCGGCAACCTCTGGCAGGCCGAGCAGATGGGCATTCTCCAGCCGTTCACTTCGAAAACCATCGACGCCAACATTCCCCTGCAATATCGCTCGTCCAGCCACGCCTGGACCGGTCTGAGCCTGCGCGCACGGACCATCGCCTATTCCACCGAGCGCGTGAAACCGGGCGAACTGACCACCTACGAAGCGCTGGCCGACAAGAACTGGGAAGGCCGTCTGTGCCTGCGCACGGCGAAGAAGGTCTACAACCAGTCGCTGACCGCCACCATGATCGAAGTCCACGGTGCCGAGAAAACCGAGAAGATCCTCAAGGGCTGGGTCAACAACCTGTCCACCGACGTGTTCTCCGACGACGTCGCGGTACTGGAAGCGATCAACGCCGGCCAGTGCGACGTCGGCATCGTCAACACCTACTACTACGGTCGCCTGCACAAGCAGAAGCCGGATCTGCCGGTGAAGCTGTTCTGGCCGAACCAGGCGGATCGCGGTGTGCACGTCAACCTGTCGGGCATCGGTTTGACCAAACATGCACCTCACCCGGAAGCCGCCAAGGCACTGGTGGAGTGGATGACCACGCCTGAGGCGCAGAAGATCTTCGCTGACGTGAACCAGGAATTCCCGGCGAATCCGGCGGTGAAGCCTTCGGAAGAAGTGGCGGCTTGGGGGCAGTTTGTGGCTGATACGTTGCCGGTTGAAGTGGCGGGCAAGCGACAGGCTGAAGCGATCCGGATGATGGATCGGGCGGGTTGGAACTGA
- a CDS encoding 2-octaprenyl-3-methyl-6-methoxy-1,4-benzoquinol hydroxylase, translated as MRADVLIVGAGMVGSALALALQDSGLEVLLLDGSPLSVKPFNGDAPFEPRVSALSAASQRILERLGVWDGIVNRRSSPYTDMHVWDGSGTGQIHFSASSVHAEVLGHIVENRVVQDALLDRLHDCDLGLLANARLEQMRRSGDDWLLTLADGRTLRAPLVIAADGANSAVRRLTGVATREWDYLHHAIVTSVRSSKPHRMTAWQRFTDHGPLAFLPLERDGQQDWCSIVWSTTPSEAERLMALDEADFCRELERAFEGCLGDVISADPRLCVPLRQRHAKRYVAEGLALIGDAAHTIHPLAGQGVNLGFLDAAVLAEVLLQANERGERLADVKVLSRYERRRMPHNLALMAAMEGFERLFQADPLPLRWLRNTGLKIVEQMPEAKALFVREALGLTGDLPALAKP; from the coding sequence ATGCGCGCGGATGTGCTGATTGTCGGAGCCGGAATGGTTGGCAGCGCCCTGGCGCTGGCGTTGCAGGACAGCGGGCTGGAAGTCCTGCTGCTCGACGGCAGCCCGCTGAGCGTCAAACCCTTCAATGGCGATGCGCCGTTCGAGCCGCGAGTCAGTGCGCTGTCGGCGGCCAGTCAGCGGATCCTCGAGCGCCTCGGCGTGTGGGACGGCATCGTCAATCGACGCAGCAGTCCGTACACCGACATGCACGTCTGGGACGGCAGCGGCACCGGGCAGATCCATTTCTCGGCCAGCAGCGTGCACGCCGAGGTGCTCGGCCACATTGTCGAAAATCGCGTGGTACAGGATGCCTTGCTCGACCGTTTGCACGATTGCGATCTCGGCCTGCTGGCCAATGCGCGGCTGGAGCAGATGCGTCGCTCCGGTGACGACTGGCTGCTGACCCTGGCCGACGGCCGCACCCTGCGCGCGCCGCTGGTGATCGCAGCAGATGGCGCCAACTCCGCCGTACGTCGTCTGACCGGCGTCGCCACTCGCGAATGGGATTATCTGCATCACGCCATCGTCACCAGCGTGCGCAGCAGCAAACCGCACCGCATGACCGCGTGGCAACGCTTCACCGATCACGGGCCGCTGGCGTTTCTGCCGCTGGAGCGTGACGGCCAGCAGGACTGGTGCTCGATCGTCTGGTCGACCACGCCCAGCGAAGCCGAACGGTTGATGGCGCTGGATGAAGCGGATTTCTGCCGCGAGCTGGAGCGTGCCTTCGAAGGTTGTCTCGGCGACGTCATCAGCGCCGACCCGCGGCTGTGCGTACCGCTGCGTCAACGTCACGCCAAGCGCTACGTGGCCGAGGGCCTGGCATTGATCGGCGATGCGGCGCACACCATTCACCCGTTGGCGGGGCAGGGCGTGAACCTCGGTTTCCTCGATGCCGCCGTGCTGGCCGAAGTGCTGCTGCAAGCGAACGAGCGCGGCGAACGCCTGGCGGACGTGAAAGTCCTGAGCCGCTACGAGCGCCGGCGCATGCCGCATAACCTGGCGCTGATGGCGGCGATGGAAGGCTTCGAGCGGTTGTTCCAGGCCGATCCGCTGCCGCTGCGCTGGTTGCGCAACACAGGACTGAAAATCGTCGAGCAGATGCCTGAGGCAAAGGCTCTCTTTGTGCGTGAGGCCCTCGGATTGACTGGTGATCTTCCGGCACTCGCAAAACCCTGA
- a CDS encoding DUF4442 domain-containing protein, whose protein sequence is MREWLIKQFGKARLMRWIMTFYPPYFGAGVRVKHISDDFRDIQVSMGLGWYNRNYVGTQFGGSLYSMVDPFFMLMLMENLGSKYIVWDKAADIDFIAPGKGPVFARFNIDDTLLDEIRRQTASGEKYLPQLQVDIHDGAGNLVARVGKTLYVRLKPQARQA, encoded by the coding sequence ATGCGTGAGTGGCTGATCAAACAGTTTGGCAAGGCGCGGCTGATGCGCTGGATCATGACGTTCTACCCGCCGTACTTCGGCGCCGGTGTCCGGGTGAAGCACATCAGCGATGACTTTCGTGACATCCAGGTCTCGATGGGCCTGGGCTGGTACAACCGCAATTACGTCGGCACCCAGTTCGGCGGCAGTCTGTATTCGATGGTCGATCCGTTCTTCATGTTGATGCTCATGGAGAATCTCGGGTCGAAGTACATCGTCTGGGACAAGGCTGCGGACATTGATTTCATTGCGCCGGGCAAAGGCCCGGTGTTCGCCCGGTTCAACATCGACGACACCCTGCTCGACGAGATCCGTCGGCAGACCGCCAGTGGCGAGAAGTACCTGCCGCAGCTGCAGGTCGACATTCATGACGGCGCCGGCAACCTGGTGGCGCGGGTCGGTAAAACCCTTTACGTGCGGCTCAAGCCGCAAGCGAGACAGGCTTAA